The Hugenholtzia roseola DSM 9546 genomic sequence AAAGAAGGATTGGCAGTATATAAATTTTTCGAAACAAACATGCAGGATTTGGCAAGGCAAAGATAGTAATTTTTAGTTTGCCCCTGCTTGCGCTATCCTCCAAAGTTGAAATTTCTTTTTCTCTATCTGCCTAAAAACTGCCTAAAAATAAGCAAGTGGCGTGAAATGGTGCTTTTTTGAAGTAGAATGAAATAAAAAATTGCCCCTACGACTCCAAAGCCTCTTTGATGTTCTGACGATACTGAATGTCTAAATTTTTAAGAAAAGCTGCCTCTGGACGGCGTTCCAACTCCTCCCGACAAGTCTTGACGGCTAAATCAAACCAATTTCCCTGTGGCAAAATCTTGCGATGCACACGCAAACCCAAAGAGAGCATCTCTTTTTTCCAATATAAAAAATACCACTCCATCGAAGGCTGATGAAAAGCCCGCAAATTGCGCTTATCGAAGATAAATTTTTGGGCTTTGCGCAAACAACTCAATTCGCCTGCCTTCAAAAAAATCTCCTGAAAGGCATCAAAAGGGATAAACTCGGTGCGAATCACACATAAAGCCGCCTTGTATTCTTCAATCCAATAGATATTAGCAAATTCGTTTTGGCTAACCAAATGGAAGCCCTCTATGTCGAGAGCTTCTCTTTTTTCCGATAGTTTGGGTTCTACTTTCATTTTCTTCCTTTTTTAGACACAAATCGCATAAGCACTCTGCATATAACCGCAAAGGATTTTGATTTGTTTAAAAAAATAACCCCTAAGTTGCACAAGCCTACTTATTCGAAGAAGGAATACTGTCGTGATAAGTTGGCTTGATGTTCACTGTTGGGTTTGAATTGAGTACTTTTTCCCCATATTCGTACTCCTCTGCGCTTAGACACTTCTCTTTCAAAAAATTTTGACGTTTTATTTCATCTACTTTTTTTTCAACTTGATTTCGTATCTCAACGTACTCTTTCGATAGCTTTTCAAAATCCTCTTTCGGCTTTCTAAAAAACACGACATAGTCGCTGCAAAGCGTTCCTTCTTCTTTCTTTGTATAATTTACATTCATAATAAAAATGCGAATTGGTAATTTATATCCCACAGCCCCAAAAATGTTTGTATAAAGAATAACAAAGGAAGGAGAGTCTTTGCTTTCAGGCACTTGCAGTATTGCATAGACATTTGATTGGTAATAATGCAAACCGCCTTTATATTCAAAATAAAATCCTTCTATTGATACATTTAAAGAATCATCTATTGTCATAAATATTGGTGCAAACACATCACTATTATTACTATAAACCATTCCGACATAGTGTTCTGCAAAGTGATTAGGGCGCAAGCCTTGTGTTGGGGCAGATTCGGGTAAGATGTTTATGTTTTGTTTGGTAGCCTTTTCCTCCACAAAAGCCAAAAACTTGCTTGTTATTTCTTTGCTGTAATTTGTAAGCTGTTTCGGGGAAATTTCCGCCATCTCGAAACTATCGGCAGCCTTCAAACAAGATAACAACGTTTGCAGTGCTTTGAGATATTTTGTTTCAGAGGCAGCTTCTTCTTTGTCTTCTGGTTTATTCTCTTCCATCATAGATGAAATAAATTTTTTCAATTTTCGGACATTATATAATTTAGTATTTTCCATTTTGTTTCCCATGTTAAGGTTTGAAAAAAGTATCAAAAGACAAAGATACGGCTTATTTTCAGAAAAAGGCACAAAAAAGGCACAATAGAGAAAAATTAGAGAAGCAAAGGAGAAAAATTAGAGAAAGTTTGAGAATCTATTAACTTTTTAAGAGAAAAATATATTTACATAATTTTTTGTTTTTTAGCTCAGGTCTTCGTACCTTTGGAGTAAGCAGAATGGGCTACAAACATTCTTTTATCGAAGTCAGGTTTATACACAAAAGCAAAAAAAAGCTACTTTTTTGAAGTAGCTTTTTTTATTATGACAATACCTATCTGCAAAATGTTCTTTTTAAAATTGGTACAAAAATTAGATTTTCCAGAACTGCTCTTGGTCTAAAAGTGGGTATCTTTTGGGCAGCGGCAAGGCTTGTAAGGCTTGATACGAAAACCACGCAAAATTTTGAATCAGTTGCTCGGTGGGCGCACGTTCAGGGTCGTATCCACGCCTAATTTGCCCCCCTACGCGCTCTACGCGCCAAAGAAGCTCTACGGCATGGTATTTTTCAGAAATAAATTCATGACAAGTCAGAAATTCAGTGGGGCGCACCTGCAAACCCGTTTCTTCCTCAAATTCGCGCTGCAAAGCCACTTGCATAGGCTCACCAAACTGCACACCGCCGCCCGGCGGTAGCCAAAATTCGCCCATTTCCCCAAAGGGTGCAAGCCGCAAAAGTAGCATTTTAGGCTTTCCTTGCTGCATTTCTACCAAAACGCCCATCACGCGCACACGCAAACGGTTTTCATATTCAGACATTTTTTCTGCCATTTAAAGGTTGCTATTTTGTGGCTACTTCAAATGTTTGAGGGCTTCGCGCTTACTCAAAGCTGCCAAAGGGGTTTGCTCGACAAAAAGGCGAACTGCCTGCGCGTCGGTGCGTGCATATTGGCGCAAAGCCCAACCGATAGCCTTCTGTATAAAAAATTCTTTTTCGGCACTAAGCAAGCGAATATATTTAAAAAGCAGTTCAGTATCCGTATTTTCTTTGTAGCTTAATTGAAAAATAAGCACCAACCTTTGCAACCAAATATTTTTACTTTCATACCATTTAGGCAAATATAACATTCTATTTTGAGGATATTTTTTAAAATATAAGCCCACCAGTGGCGCAATTCCATCTACACTATCCCACCACGATTTGGAAAGCGCAAAGCGTTCTAAAAGAAGAATAAAGCCTTCGTCAAAGTCATTTTTTTTACCTTTTTTTTCCAAAAGATTCAAGACCAAATACTGATATTCGCGTTCAGGGAGCAGCCAAAGCCTTTCCAAAAGGGCATAAAAGGCTTTTTTATCAAAAAAATCGTTTTTTAAGATAGGAAAATCCACAAGCACCCCTTTGAGGAGTTCGGCACGAAGCGGCTTTTTCAGACCCAAGAATGGAAAAAGATGACGTAGGTAAGCCGCCTGCGCCAGAGCGGTTTGAGGGTCGGCGTGCGCTTGCATTTGGGCTTGTATGGCTTCTTCAAATTGCAGGTAGAGGAATTTTTCTTTCATAAATTGAATAAATTTACTAACTTATGTCGGATTGGACTTGGTAGAGCGGCATTGGGCTGCCTTATGAATTGCTATGAAAAACTTTGCATTTTTCACATCTGACACAAAATAAAATTTGGAAAAATCCTGTTTTTATGTTTGGAAACCCTTTTATATTTTAATCAAATTCGCGTTTCAAGATGTAATCTGCCTCCACTACAATCGTCGTATCTTGAAAGGGGAGCTGATTTTGGTGCAAAAAATAGTCCCTATCTACAAAGACACGCGCTTCCCAAACCTTGTGCAAGCCGCTTCTTAGGTCGTAATTGCTCGCCCAAGTATTGAAGGCAATTCTGCCTACGCCTTGGCTATTGACAAAGACCTTTTGAAAGTTGGTGTTGATGCTGGGAAAGTTGCGAATTTGCCCCACTTCCAAGCCATAGAAAAGGTCTGCCTGATAGGTTTTTCCCTCTTCCAAGATTCGGAAATCGGGGCGGACATAGACCCTGCCGCGCTCAAAGGGAAAGCGATTGAGATGTTGAGCGCGTATCGAGTCGGGGATTTTCTTTTCTAAAACGCGGCTATAAGTGGTAAGCAGTTGGCAGTCGGTAGTAAAAAGGGCAATTTTCCAGATGGCGGGGTATGCTTTCTGCAAATCCCAAAGATTTTTTTCATATCCATAAGCCATTTGCGTAATCTCCTCACAATCTTTGCAGACTTCGTTGGCGATATATTGCTGATAGCTCACCAAACTATCTAAAAGTAGGGAAAGATTCGCCTCCGTAAGGGCAATCGGCTCTTTTGAAGGGCGATTTTCTACAAATTGTACCCGAAAAGCAGCCAACCGCTCGCGAATACTCTGCATGCTCTCAAAAGTGGCTTCTGCCTGATAATAAAGCGTTTGTGTATCTAAACTCGACTGGGCAGTGGTATAACGCAAGTTGCCCAAAAGGGTGCGCTCCCTATCATGCTCACGCAAAAGGCTTTGCAGGGCTTGTGTTTGTTGCTCTAAAAGTTGGAGTTCTTCGGGTTCTAAATCATGACTGTTCCATTCTTCGGTAGCCCAAAAAAAAGCAAAGGCAAGCGGTAAAAGCCAAAGTAAAAACGTATATTTTTTCATAGTTTGTATGATAATAACAAAAGCCTTGAAGGAAGAACGGAAGTAGCAAGGGCAAATAGGCAGGCGAGCAAAATAACATCTTTTTCTATCAAAATCTATACAAAAGATAGCGCAAAGCTACTTATGCGCACAAAATAGGAATATTTTTTCGTTAAACGCGCCCTTTTTTCGCTATTTGTGGCTAAATCTTTTATTTTTGCAAACGAAGCCAAATTAGAAACCGATTTCCAAACAACTAAACTCTATTTCGCATGAGCGTATTGGTCAATAAGCACTCCAAAGTTATCGTACAAGGTTTTACAGGAAAAGAAGGAGCTTTCCACGCCTCGCAGATGATTGAATACGGCACAAACGTCGTAGGTGGCGTTACGCCCGGAAAAGGTGGAAGCAGCCACTTAGACCGCCCCGTCTTCAATACCGTTGCGGAAGCCGTCATTGCCACAGGTGCGGACGTGTCTATTATTTTTGTACCCCCCGCCTTTGCTGCCGACGCAGTAATGGAAGCCGCCGATGCAGGCATTAAAGTCATTGTCGCGATTACAGAGGGGATTCCTGCCCAAGACATGGTGAAGGCGAAAGCATACGTCAAGCAATTTGAAGGGGTGCGCCTAATTGGTCCCAACTGCCCAGGGGTCATTACACCCGAAGAGGCAAAGGTAGGCATCATGCCCGGTTTTGTCTTCAAAAAAGGCAACGTCGGTATTGTGTCAAAATCAGGAACGCTCACCTATGAGGCTGCCGACCAAGTCGTAAAAGCAGGCTTGGGCATTACCACTGCCATCGGAATTGGCGGCGACCCTGTCATTGGCACTACCACACAAGAGGCGGTAGAACTTTTGATGAACGACCCCGAAACCGAAGCTATCGTCATGATTGGCGAAATTGGGGGCAATCTCGAAGCCGAAGCTGCCCGTTGGATTCAGAAAGACGGCAACAGAAAGCCCGTTGTCGGCTTTATCGCAGGGCAGACTGCACCCAAAGGCAAGCGTATGGGGCATGCAGGTGCAATTATCGGAGGCGCAGACGATACCGCTGCCGCCAAGATGAAAATCATGGAATCTTGCGGACTCTATGTAGTAGATTCGCCTGCCCTTATCGGCGAAACCGTAGTGCGTGCCTTAGCAGAGCGCAAGGTAAAGGCTTAGTTTTGAAGCCCTTAGCGCAAAGACTTCAAAAAGCGTCCTCATAAGGGTAGCATTTTCAAACCCTATGCGATTGAACCTATGCGATTGAAGTTGCACACCTGCATTTATTTTTAAGTCATCAATAGAAAAAGCCCCCGAACATCATTCAGGGGCTTTTTTTTGAACCAACAAGCGTCGGCAAGACGGAAGCCTCACCGAATACTTTTCTTGAACCTTCGGCAAAACTTGATGCCATTGCCAAGGTATATTTTGAAGGCAAGTTTTGGGGTAGAAAATGATACCCAAAACTGCTCGAAGACCGAAGAAGGTTTGAAAAAACCTCACCAAGCGCAACGCCCTCGGCGAGGATTCAAGTAGTCTATTAAACTATTCCTTCACAATTTTAATGCTTTGTTGCATTTCTGCCGATACAATTTGCAGGGTATAAACCGCCTGTGCCAAACTGCTTAAATCAAGGCTTACTTCTTTGGCATTTGTCCAATTTTGCTGCAAAAGCTCTCTGCCCAAAGCGTCGTAAAGGCGAATTTGTAAGTCTTTCTGTTCGCTTTCAAAACGCAGGGTTACCTGATTTTGGGTAGGATTCGGGAAAAGACTAAATCCTTGATTTTGAGGCACTTCGTCCTCTTGACCCAAAGTAATGGCGGCAAAGGTGCGGCTGCGCGAAGAAGTTTCACAATTCTGACCATAAGTAGCCAAGACGCGGTAGCTTCCATTTTGGGCAGGGGTGAAAGCAAGTTGATTTTCCGAACCTGCCACATTTACAAACTGACCATTTGTACCCAAATTTCTATCTAAAACCTGCCACACAAAAGGCACATTTTCAGAAAGTTCCACTTCTAACACATTGCCGTTGGGTCTGATGCGAATTTTAGGCGCGGCGTAGTAGGTGAGTTCAAACTCTGCCGATTCGGAACTACAAGGGGCATGGGGCGTGAAAACAGCCACTTTGTACGTTCCCCCTGCATTTACTTCTACACTCGAACCCGAAAGCGGTAATCTTTCATGGTTTAAGAACCAATAATAACGCGCTCCCTCTATTTGTGGCACGCTCAAAATTGCCGTTTCGCCTTCGCAGATGGCATTTTTTGAAGCGGTCAAATCTATTGAAGCAGGGAAATTCAAGATTTCGATGCGGCGTTGGCTTATTGCAACACAACCCAAGATATTATCCGTAACTTTTAGCGTATAAACGCCTGTTTGAGAAGCAGTTATGGCGGCAGAAGTGCCTAAGATAGTGCCATTGAAAGACCATTCGTAGCTTACCTCTGCATCAGGAGTAGCTTGCGGAGCTGCACTCAAAACGGTTTCCGAACAGAAGCGAAGGCTATTGCTTTGGGTCTGAATAAACGCCACAGGCGCAGATTTCAAACGCACGCGAATTGGGGTAGATTCTGCCGTACAGTTGCCACGAATGACCACAAATTCATACCAACCGCTTACATTAGCTCGCAAAGTAGTTGTATTTTCACCGCCCAAAGTAAAGCCGTTGAGCTTCCACGCATAACGCGCACCCGCCGTTTCTTCGCCTTGTAGGGTTACGACATTTTCGCAGCTAATAAGCTCATTGTCAGCGTTTAAAGTGTTTAGAATACGCGCCTCGTATGCTTCATTCACTAAGGCTACCACAGGGATTTTTTCGCCTTCTTGCCCTAATTCGAAGATGCTCACAAAATAGGTTTTGCTTTCGCTTAGGATTGGCGTTTCGAAAGTGCCACTTGCGCTTTCATAGAAAGGCGTAGTGTCGGTTTCATTTTCATACCAGCGATAAACGCCCTGCCAATCTGTTTTGCCCGATACGGAAAGTACCACTCTGCCACTTCCGCACACTTCGCGCACAGATTCGAGGCTCACGCCTGTCGGTAGGGTTGTGGCATCAATAGAAGCATAGACGACCATCATATTAGAAAAGGCAGCATTACAAATTGTACGCACTTCAAAATGGTGAAGGGTGCTATGCGAGAGATTTTCTAATAGGAAAGAATTTTGGGGAACAGGCAGATTTGCTATCACCGTACCATTTAGATAGACTTCTACATACTCCACACCTACGGGTAGTTCCCAATTGAGCAGGATAGAACTTGAAGAAAGCGGAGTCGCTGTCAAATTTTCAACCTTTGGGCAAGGCGGCAAAGGTGGAATAGGACGCGCCTTAAACCTAACGGCTAAGTCGTTGCGATTGCTACCGATAATGTTAGCAGCCGTGCTATTGTATAAAAAGGCGTTGTCGTCGAAAACAACTGTCAGGTCGGCTACATTTTGAGCAGGCGTATGCGGATTAGCAGTATCGGCTAAGACAAAACCTAAGGTATAATCATCTATCCTAACCATTTCGGCTACCAAGCCTGTTGGTACGTTTGATACCGAAACCCAACCATTTGCCACAAAATCATCACCATTTGCACCTGCGAAAATAGGGCAAGGGGCAGTAATGAAAATGGTATCATTCATCAGACCCGAAGTAGGATTGCTTTCTACAAAAACCGTATCCGAATAGGCAAGGCTGCCTGCAAAACTTACTGTTACCGTTTGGGTAGCGGTAGCGGTATTGCCCGCAGCGTCTGTAACGGTGTGTGTAACGGTAGTTGTGCCAAGTGGGAAGGCAGCAGGCGCATTGTTTGTAACGGTAAAGGTGCAGTTATCAGCAGCCGTTGGCGTACCCAAAGCCACACTTGAAGCCGTACAAAGTCCTGCGTCAGTGGTAATATTTAGGGCAGCAGGGGCAGTAATGGTCGGATTTTGGTTATCTACTACGGTTACAATTTGGGTAGCGGTAGCGGTTAAACCATTGGCATCAGTTACTGTCCAAGTAACGGTGGTATTGCCAAGTGGAAAAGTAGCAGGGGCGTTATTGGTAATTGTAAAGGTACAGTTATCCGAAGCCGTAGCCGTTCCCAAAGCCACACCCGAAGCAGTGCAGGCGTTTAAATCGGTATTAACTGTTACGTTGGCAGGAGCGGTAATGGTCGGACTTTGTGTATCCGTAACCGTTACGGTAAAAGAGCAAGGGGTGGTATTGCCAAAATTGTCTGTAGCCTCGAAAGAAACAGTATGGCTACCAACCC encodes the following:
- a CDS encoding NUDIX domain-containing protein, which codes for MAEKMSEYENRLRVRVMGVLVEMQQGKPKMLLLRLAPFGEMGEFWLPPGGGVQFGEPMQVALQREFEEETGLQVRPTEFLTCHEFISEKYHAVELLWRVERVGGQIRRGYDPERAPTEQLIQNFAWFSYQALQALPLPKRYPLLDQEQFWKI
- a CDS encoding DNA alkylation repair protein, which codes for MKEKFLYLQFEEAIQAQMQAHADPQTALAQAAYLRHLFPFLGLKKPLRAELLKGVLVDFPILKNDFFDKKAFYALLERLWLLPEREYQYLVLNLLEKKGKKNDFDEGFILLLERFALSKSWWDSVDGIAPLVGLYFKKYPQNRMLYLPKWYESKNIWLQRLVLIFQLSYKENTDTELLFKYIRLLSAEKEFFIQKAIGWALRQYARTDAQAVRLFVEQTPLAALSKREALKHLK
- the sucD gene encoding succinate--CoA ligase subunit alpha translates to MSVLVNKHSKVIVQGFTGKEGAFHASQMIEYGTNVVGGVTPGKGGSSHLDRPVFNTVAEAVIATGADVSIIFVPPAFAADAVMEAADAGIKVIVAITEGIPAQDMVKAKAYVKQFEGVRLIGPNCPGVITPEEAKVGIMPGFVFKKGNVGIVSKSGTLTYEAADQVVKAGLGITTAIGIGGDPVIGTTTQEAVELLMNDPETEAIVMIGEIGGNLEAEAARWIQKDGNRKPVVGFIAGQTAPKGKRMGHAGAIIGGADDTAAAKMKIMESCGLYVVDSPALIGETVVRALAERKVKA
- a CDS encoding HYR domain-containing protein — its product is MTKFLFTILLSFWGIAGIFAQCTSLLTGGATTTCNTPIDFQGSAYSNASSFNFNGSTFPPGWIASAFIIGQPCGLPAADGTDYFWASAVAGQRSLTTSVVDMSAGGLISFQIRFGDDDPDPGCEQVDAGEGVYLQYSTDGVTYTNIMYIDPTDASGGAVGYGWVSFNVNTLPAGALTATTRFRWLQTTNSGANYDNWGLDNITISRVIPIVNHTWDMGDGTVIPSGAASQSHTYAAGGTYTVTYTAEMQDGCITTTTLNVNISEPLVLNCPANQTFAANTGVCGYTATAALNPVLSGNCSAITPTYTLSGATTGTGTSLAGVIFNGGITTVTWNAAVGGSSATCAYDVAVTETVPPVFTCNNSANLTLPIGECQTRYCYPFPSAIDTCGGAYRAEIAGYTYLGTIGTHSYYVSNANVDYNTARANCAAAGGYMVQISDAAENTQIRNWVSAVVSPATSYFIGYNDLEVEGTFVWEDCAPPTFTNWNAGEPNNSGNEDATQVLSNGTWNDISTTNSNRHILELNGARIVRTGGFAANTLLGVGSHTVSFEATDNFGNTTPCSFTVTVTDTQSPTITAPANVTVNTDLNACTASGVALGTATASDNCTFTITNNAPATFPLGNTTVTWTVTDANGLTATATQIVTVVDNQNPTITAPAALNITTDAGLCTASSVALGTPTAADNCTFTVTNNAPAAFPLGTTTVTHTVTDAAGNTATATQTVTVSFAGSLAYSDTVFVESNPTSGLMNDTIFITAPCPIFAGANGDDFVANGWVSVSNVPTGLVAEMVRIDDYTLGFVLADTANPHTPAQNVADLTVVFDDNAFLYNSTAANIIGSNRNDLAVRFKARPIPPLPPCPKVENLTATPLSSSSILLNWELPVGVEYVEVYLNGTVIANLPVPQNSFLLENLSHSTLHHFEVRTICNAAFSNMMVVYASIDATTLPTGVSLESVREVCGSGRVVLSVSGKTDWQGVYRWYENETDTTPFYESASGTFETPILSESKTYFVSIFELGQEGEKIPVVALVNEAYEARILNTLNADNELISCENVVTLQGEETAGARYAWKLNGFTLGGENTTTLRANVSGWYEFVVIRGNCTAESTPIRVRLKSAPVAFIQTQSNSLRFCSETVLSAAPQATPDAEVSYEWSFNGTILGTSAAITASQTGVYTLKVTDNILGCVAISQRRIEILNFPASIDLTASKNAICEGETAILSVPQIEGARYYWFLNHERLPLSGSSVEVNAGGTYKVAVFTPHAPCSSESAEFELTYYAAPKIRIRPNGNVLEVELSENVPFVWQVLDRNLGTNGQFVNVAGSENQLAFTPAQNGSYRVLATYGQNCETSSRSRTFAAITLGQEDEVPQNQGFSLFPNPTQNQVTLRFESEQKDLQIRLYDALGRELLQQNWTNAKEVSLDLSSLAQAVYTLQIVSAEMQQSIKIVKE